The following are from one region of the Streptomyces decoyicus genome:
- a CDS encoding EamA family transporter produces MKPVHVALAVVVAAVWGANFVVIDVGLRDFPPLLFSAVRFLLAALPAVFFVGRPRVAWRWVIAVGITLGIMKFGMLFIGMHVGLPPGLASLVLQGQAVFTVLFAAALLKERARRVQILGMVIASVGIVLAGLGSTAGTLAGFLLVVGAAACWGLSNIAMRKAGPPDAFRFMVWVSVVPPVPLALLSVAVEGWDADLRALQHLNLSGVGAALYVAWGATLFGFAAWGYLLRTYDAPTVAPFSLLVPVFGLASAWIFQGERMTVLTFCATALVVVGIAVGMLRRREKPMSPETERTAVKAAASEVRDKTHEPSKVRSFEGAVPFAATASPDRPTQD; encoded by the coding sequence ATGAAGCCCGTACACGTCGCCTTGGCAGTGGTCGTCGCCGCCGTGTGGGGCGCGAATTTCGTGGTGATCGACGTGGGGCTGCGTGATTTTCCGCCGCTTCTCTTCTCTGCGGTGCGTTTCCTCCTGGCCGCGCTGCCCGCGGTGTTCTTCGTCGGGCGCCCGAGAGTCGCCTGGCGCTGGGTGATTGCGGTCGGTATCACGCTCGGCATCATGAAATTCGGGATGCTGTTCATCGGTATGCATGTGGGGCTGCCCCCGGGCCTGGCCTCCCTGGTGCTCCAGGGGCAGGCGGTGTTCACCGTGCTCTTCGCCGCGGCGCTGCTGAAGGAGCGTGCCCGGCGGGTGCAGATCCTCGGCATGGTCATTGCCTCGGTGGGCATCGTGCTGGCCGGGCTGGGCTCGACGGCCGGCACGCTTGCCGGATTTCTGCTGGTCGTGGGCGCGGCGGCGTGCTGGGGCCTGTCGAACATCGCGATGCGGAAGGCGGGCCCGCCGGATGCGTTCCGGTTCATGGTCTGGGTGAGCGTCGTGCCGCCCGTTCCGCTCGCGCTCCTCTCCGTGGCCGTAGAAGGCTGGGACGCGGACCTGCGGGCGCTACAGCATCTGAACCTCAGCGGAGTGGGCGCCGCGCTCTATGTGGCATGGGGGGCCACGCTGTTCGGATTCGCCGCATGGGGATATCTCCTGCGCACCTATGACGCGCCCACCGTTGCCCCCTTCTCGTTGCTCGTCCCGGTATTCGGCCTGGCATCGGCCTGGATTTTCCAGGGTGAGCGCATGACCGTGCTGACGTTCTGCGCCACGGCTCTTGTCGTCGTCGGCATTGCGGTCGGAATGCTGCGTCGTAGGGAGAAGCCGATGTCACCCGAAACGGAGCGAACTGCTGTAAAGGCTGCGGCCTCCGAGGTTCGCGACAAAACCCACGAACCGTCGAAGGTTCGAAGCTTCGAGGGGGCAGTCCCGTTCGCGGCGACGGCCTCTCCGGACCGGCCGACCCAGGATTAA